TTTGCGTGGTCGCAACCAAAGAGCTGCTTGCAGCGTTCGATGGCGAGAGCTTCCATCTTGTCGATCACTTCGTTACCACCGTAGTAGCGCTTGCCAACGTAGCCTTCGCTGTACTTGTTGGTCAGCACGGAGCCCATAGCTTCCATGACGGCCTTGGAGGTGTAGTTTTCGGAGGCGATCAGTTCGATGCCATATTCCTGACGTTCGGCTTCTTCCTGGATGATGTCGAAGATAGCCTTATCGGTCTGCTGCAGAGTAGATTTAAGCATTATTAGCTCCTTGAAGTTTACAGGCGTAAAGATAGCATTTTAAGGCCGTTTTTTAAAGATTTTTGGCGAATTTAGCCCATTTTCGCCAATTCATTTTATAACTCATTGATATTCAACGAGTTACAAAAAAAACTATTCAAAAGTTCCCATTAAACTGCATCCATAATTTTTGCGAGGGTATCAAATTCCACGAAATCAACCACTTGTCC
The nucleotide sequence above comes from Fibrobacter sp.. Encoded proteins:
- a CDS encoding serine hydroxymethyltransferase (catalyzes the reaction of glycine with 5,10-methylenetetrahydrofolate to form L-serine and tetrahydrofolate) codes for the protein MLKSTLQQTDKAIFDIIQEEAERQEYGIELIASENYTSKAVMEAMGSVLTNKYSEGYVGKRYYGGNEVIDKMEALAIERCKQLFGCDHA